The following are encoded in a window of Sphaerisporangium siamense genomic DNA:
- a CDS encoding VOC family protein — MTSGPPLVEGVTAAVVGVAAFEPHLELFCGALGYEVAAAGVVAAADAARLWGEGLGDVETRLLTAAGADTGRLHLLKVPAPAAGAEHPHTLDLGLAGVDLYTRDIHASHARTAGLGHRWSGGPSTYEVPLGERSVRVTEGFCLGPDGLDIVFVQPGNARGTAAWAVDPGRPHTELTSVVAHVPDLDAELRFWDGLGLSAWYDVTFSSPGLEELAGLPPGTEVRLALVAGAGGGTTRIELVTVPGPARGVDRRAAQRPGRALGHTAWSVRTGDLDAALSRAGHAGGRVVRPPFEAVTPLHGAARLAAVATPNGIHVELWQCAVTAPVATGLNIRPIH, encoded by the coding sequence GTGACGTCCGGCCCGCCGTTGGTGGAAGGCGTCACGGCGGCCGTCGTCGGGGTCGCCGCGTTCGAGCCGCACCTGGAGCTGTTCTGCGGCGCGCTCGGGTACGAGGTGGCCGCCGCGGGCGTCGTGGCGGCGGCCGACGCGGCGCGGCTGTGGGGCGAGGGGCTCGGCGACGTGGAGACCCGGCTGCTCACCGCGGCGGGCGCGGACACGGGCCGCCTCCACTTACTCAAGGTGCCCGCGCCGGCGGCGGGCGCCGAGCACCCCCACACGCTCGACCTCGGCCTGGCCGGCGTCGACCTCTACACCCGCGACATCCACGCCTCCCACGCCCGCACGGCCGGGCTCGGCCACCGGTGGAGCGGCGGGCCCTCGACGTACGAGGTGCCGCTGGGGGAGCGGTCCGTGCGGGTCACCGAGGGGTTCTGCCTCGGGCCCGACGGCCTCGACATCGTCTTCGTCCAGCCGGGGAACGCCCGCGGCACCGCCGCCTGGGCCGTCGACCCCGGCCGCCCGCACACGGAGCTGACCTCCGTCGTCGCCCACGTCCCCGACCTGGACGCGGAGCTGCGGTTCTGGGACGGCCTGGGGCTGTCGGCCTGGTACGACGTGACGTTCTCCTCGCCGGGGCTGGAGGAGCTTGCCGGCCTGCCGCCGGGCACCGAGGTCCGGCTCGCCCTCGTCGCCGGCGCCGGGGGAGGGACGACGCGCATCGAGCTCGTCACCGTCCCCGGCCCCGCCCGCGGGGTGGACCGCCGGGCCGCGCAACGGCCGGGCCGTGCGCTCGGGCACACCGCGTGGTCGGTGCGCACCGGGGACCTGGACGCGGCGCTGTCCCGGGCCGGGCACGCGGGCGGCCGGGTGGTCCGCCCGCCGTTCGAGGCCGTGACGCCGCTGCACGGGGCCGCCCGGCTCGCGGCGGTGGCCACACCGAACGGGATCCACGTGGAGCTGTGGCAGTGCGCGGTGACCGCGCCTGTTGCGACTGGATTAAACATCAGACCAATTCATTGA
- a CDS encoding FAD-dependent oxidoreductase → MTAEDLGRFDVVIVGAGTGGMCAAIEAAAAGARVLLLDKLPGMGGMLHIANGEFSGAGSRRQAARGIEDTPERHFDDVMRLSHGKADRDLVWRTVRAQGDTVDWLEDLGFDFDPATPGLVHGHEVYATPRTYWGVELGRSVLRVLRRRLDEAVRSCAVLPLLGTRIRRLLVEDGRVTGVAGTGPGGREVVARGGAVVLATGGYDADPALRNRFLPPGCEDALVACLGHATGDGLVMATEIGADVSRDGHFIPVMGLIPDPGRPGFAVDYREAFLEFAPAYRTPHEIWVNRDGERFVAEDVTGPERRERALLRQPGLAMHVVWDRAIAETAEPLIRNGAGDWTRERMAAECARGRWIAAAGTLEELAGLLGVDAAGLTGTVRRYNAAVRAGHDPDHGRAKLPTPIETPPFYGITSVAASLLSRDGLRVDGDLAVLDREGVPIPGLHAVGEVLGNNVFAGDNYVGGMSVTPAMTLGRLLGARLAARAAAGDLP, encoded by the coding sequence GTGACCGCCGAGGACCTCGGGCGCTTCGACGTCGTCATCGTGGGGGCCGGCACGGGTGGCATGTGCGCGGCCATCGAGGCCGCCGCCGCGGGTGCGCGCGTCCTGCTGCTGGACAAGCTGCCCGGCATGGGTGGCATGCTGCACATCGCCAACGGCGAGTTCAGCGGCGCCGGCAGCCGCCGCCAGGCCGCCCGCGGCATCGAGGACACCCCGGAACGCCACTTCGACGACGTGATGCGCCTCTCTCACGGCAAGGCCGACCGCGACCTGGTCTGGCGGACGGTCCGGGCGCAGGGAGACACGGTCGACTGGCTGGAGGACCTGGGGTTCGACTTCGACCCCGCCACCCCCGGCCTGGTCCACGGCCACGAGGTCTACGCGACGCCCCGCACCTACTGGGGCGTGGAGCTCGGCAGGTCGGTGCTGCGGGTGCTGCGCCGCCGCCTCGACGAGGCCGTCCGATCCTGCGCGGTCCTGCCGCTGCTCGGCACGCGGATCCGCCGCCTCCTGGTGGAGGACGGCCGGGTGACCGGCGTCGCCGGGACCGGCCCCGGCGGCCGGGAGGTGGTCGCCCGGGGCGGCGCGGTCGTGCTCGCCACCGGCGGGTACGACGCCGACCCCGCGCTGCGCAACCGCTTCCTTCCCCCCGGCTGCGAGGACGCGCTCGTCGCCTGCCTCGGCCACGCCACCGGCGACGGCCTGGTCATGGCCACCGAGATCGGCGCGGACGTCAGCCGCGACGGCCATTTCATCCCGGTCATGGGGCTGATCCCCGACCCCGGCCGGCCGGGGTTCGCGGTCGACTACCGCGAGGCGTTCCTGGAGTTCGCCCCCGCCTACCGGACCCCGCACGAGATCTGGGTCAACCGCGACGGTGAACGGTTCGTCGCCGAGGACGTGACCGGCCCCGAGCGCCGCGAGCGGGCGCTGCTGCGCCAGCCGGGCCTCGCCATGCACGTCGTCTGGGACCGGGCGATCGCCGAGACCGCCGAGCCGCTGATCCGCAACGGCGCGGGCGACTGGACCCGCGAGCGGATGGCCGCCGAGTGCGCGCGCGGCCGGTGGATCGCCGCCGCCGGCACCCTGGAGGAGCTCGCCGGGCTGCTCGGCGTGGACGCCGCCGGTCTCACCGGGACCGTGCGCCGCTACAACGCCGCCGTCCGCGCCGGGCACGACCCCGACCACGGCCGCGCCAAGCTGCCCACGCCGATAGAGACCCCGCCGTTCTACGGGATCACCTCGGTCGCCGCGTCCCTGCTCAGCCGGGACGGCCTGCGGGTGGACGGCGACCTGGCCGTGCTGGACCGCGAGGGCGTCCCCATCCCCGGGCTGCACGCCGTGGGCGAGGTACTGGGCAACAACGTCTTCGCCGGGGACAACTACGTCGGCGGTATGAGCGTGACGCCCGCGATGACGCTCGGCCGCCTGCTCGGCGCGCGGCTCGCGGCCCGCGCCGCCGCGGGAGACCTGCCGTGA
- a CDS encoding VOC family protein, with protein MSLGAVVEAVVACRDVEASVAFHTRAFGLDVIERNEEEALLGVGAGATGRLRLVPAPAGAEAVEDPRVWDIGPRLLGMYSRDLARTTRMIDEAGGRSLPVATYPYGSGTMSECVALGSDGVWWTLPQAGAAHRPSPALEGDPDRLHGELHTAVIVPDDHEQALRFFTDGGGLSVLFDGEMNGETFERMVGMPSGASLRLTFLLSADQAPARFEIMSFTGVEAADLSDRPLGLRRVVFATGDPAAMAERLVAHGGVRLGERLVHGPAGLEVELREPPGTAR; from the coding sequence CCCGGGCGTTCGGCCTCGACGTGATCGAACGCAATGAGGAAGAGGCGCTTCTCGGGGTCGGCGCGGGCGCGACCGGCCGCCTGAGGCTCGTCCCCGCCCCCGCCGGCGCGGAGGCCGTCGAGGACCCGCGCGTCTGGGACATCGGCCCCCGCCTTCTCGGCATGTACTCCCGCGACCTCGCGCGGACCACCCGCATGATCGACGAGGCCGGCGGCCGGTCCCTGCCCGTCGCGACCTATCCCTACGGCTCGGGCACGATGAGCGAATGCGTCGCGCTCGGCTCCGACGGCGTCTGGTGGACGCTCCCGCAGGCCGGCGCCGCGCACCGCCCCAGCCCCGCGCTGGAGGGCGACCCGGACCGCCTGCACGGCGAGCTGCACACCGCCGTCATCGTGCCCGACGACCACGAGCAGGCCCTGCGGTTCTTCACCGACGGCGGCGGCCTGTCCGTCCTGTTCGACGGCGAGATGAACGGCGAGACGTTCGAGCGCATGGTCGGCATGCCGTCAGGGGCGAGCCTGCGGCTGACCTTCCTGCTCTCCGCCGACCAGGCCCCCGCCCGTTTCGAGATCATGTCGTTCACCGGGGTCGAGGCGGCGGACCTGTCGGACCGGCCGCTCGGCCTGCGCCGCGTGGTGTTCGCGACCGGCGACCCCGCCGCCATGGCCGAACGGCTGGTGGCCCACGGCGGTGTGCGCCTCGGCGAACGCCTGGTGCACGGGCCCGCCGGCCTGGAGGTGGAGCTGCGCGAACCCCCGGGAACAGCGCGGTGA